In Daphnia magna isolate NIES linkage group LG6, ASM2063170v1.1, whole genome shotgun sequence, the following are encoded in one genomic region:
- the LOC116924302 gene encoding SRR1-like protein — protein MANSILDSDGFVTVAKKKSVKAKRLLNNCPLTTLVAESVELDTCLKSILKAKRDVESSSFYNSFITVLAGVTKELEKSLAEIVCFGLGRISLCKAAQHQLGLLLLLGEQFQCPVEVFDPVFSSLEKNVIKELKLKLSPTNCEGKKKPVLSGGCTLFVFPHCPKELSNNLLYTNWNPRHIEHCILYSNSFEKIRLDIPFRFLKSYHYLLQSQEIVEEVSVPNIFHFLDIFNDLSLHYFPSHLKCNVQSSFWESPEPNYPASETEIVESG, from the exons ATGGCGAATTCTATTCTCG ATTCTGACGGATTTGTGACGGTTGCAAAGAAGAAATCTGTCAAAGCGAAGCGTTTATTGAACAACTGTCCTCTCACAACACTTGTGGCTGAATCGGTTGAACTGGATACTTGTTTAAA GAGCATTTTAAAAGCCAAAAGAGATGTTGAGTCCTCAAGCTTCTATAATAGCTTCATAACAGTTTTAGCTGGGGTTACCAAGGAACTGGAAAAATCTCTTGCAGAAATAGTCTGTTTTGGTCTTGGACGTATATCATTGTGTAAGGCAGCCCAACACCAGCTAGGACTACTGCTGCTCTTGGGAGAACAGTTTCAATGCCCTGTTGAAGTATTCGATCCTGTCTTTAGTTCACTTGAGAAAAATGTCATTAAGGAGTTAAAATTGAAGTTATCACCAACCAATtgtgaagggaaaaaaaagccAGTTTTGTCAGGTGGCTGcacattgtttgttttccctcATTGTCCAAAGGAGCTTAGCAATAACCTTCTTTACACCAACTGGAACCCAAGACACATTGAGCACTGTATTCTGTATTCTAACAGCTTTGAAAAAATAAGACTCGACATACCCTTTCGTTTCTTGAAAAGCTATCACTATCTGCTACAATCCCAAGAAATCGTCGAAGAAGTGTCAGTGCCCAATATTTTCCACTTCCTTGACATTTTCAACGATCTTAGTCTGCATTATTTCCCCAGCCATTTAAAATGTAACGTTCAATCTTCGTTCTGGGAATCACCTGAGCCTAACTACCCTGCTTCTGAAACAGAAATTGTTGAGAGTGGCTAA
- the LOC116924290 gene encoding nuclear pore complex protein Nup107 — MTAKTLLKELIRELRLTNNSYGNLWESPAYQFILKNFRRNQVTAEQTCKAQQESQYMADTYLCYLKSSRIAAQLRHEFHGQGERTSPIISGSDLSVTDRLNLPSRRMKLSLEKSSNMMGAVSLASPNRHTMSLMSDDLSHTIFEGDPTFTRIGLAGQRKTLDETRVDLTVNNLSRKKHKEELMSILLEEEVPGVENALELFESFLQTFQSYGAEHQVFNQCAEYESKCGEQVTALHKLIQMAPQGHSKLAQAQELEQELRFERDTWRLVASLYQDRLNSEFQDSEMESEEIWSGLDDATSEDDLVRQLYDKNAIIRQAQLVVDWLEQRAADVYHDSHYSQAEFYGDAVTGWENTLHSLISKKRGISTDNAEQNLVTQMDPDAPNRDQSRRLHPLDKEDEMRLLRSVFARLRCGQLDEAQQLCFRAGQPFRAAILEGWKLFHDPNMKSRTDVANTKESPSGNPYRDIWKTMSWKECENVQLSVEERSILALLCGHLKALLPACPSWEDQLWAHLRAMIDHCVEKELRRCVNYKRQLQVLPDEYWNQQLTVESIFSTLAASRDKTLVAQGRDQYRIIQRYLIMDDVDGLLEEMSSWLSKGDSWSVHLRPHMLRLMAHLALFFRRIGRGSSEDLIGSILEAYVLQLVNLGRTDLAAVYVAQLPLPEDQIRLYAQCLVMVEEQQELCEDTERQRLLYLAHQVGLDVNAIAKQVVITLCNQGGNIQHINDASLQVATSAEDERRIRSLSWLLMDPSMRSQLLIQANTLMRGYLLRRQIEAVKLTFKLIPPDTLKILSEIWESRTGLTDLPTEVAAATREYLSIQAYIDALDAFQEWFTRFHHSKPKKTEASVQQQRGGASAQLSFTENLLKEQHLKQHQVEMLRWQAAVDSLTETAIDKLYNVLLFPDGGWMADSVQFEDENTPRQQQQQLLRQSCIPHAALLLCNVLTSTHRHSQCLELANVVASEQQSLYKVCSAEQLGQLTKHLRQAYVKLLDLGESP; from the exons atgacggCGAAAACGCTGCTAAAAGAATTGATTCGCGAGCTGCGACTTACCAACAACAGCTACGGAAATCTATGGGAATCTCCAGCGTACCAATTCATCCTCAAGAACTTTCGTCGCAACCAGGTTACAGCTGAGCAAACATGCAAAGCTCAACAAGAGAGTCAATACATGGCGGACACATACCTATGTTATTTAAAAAGCTCGAGAATAGCTGCACAACTGAGACACGAGTTTCACGGACAAG GAGAGCGCACA TCTCCCATAATATCGGGCTCTGATCTATCTGTAACAGATAGACTAAATCTTCCTAGCCGAAGAATGAAACTCTCACTGGAGAAGTCATCCAACATGATGGGGGCCGTTTCCCTTGCCTCTCCTAATCGACATACAATGTCTCTAATGTCTGACGATCTGAGCCACACCATTTTTGAAGGCGATCCTACATTTACAAGAATTGGATTAGCTGGGCAAAGAAAAACACTTGATGAAACCAGAGTAGATTTGACAGTGAACAACTTGTCACggaaaaaacacaaagaagAGCTTATGAGCATACTTTTGGAAGAAGAAGTTCCAGGAGTAGAAAATGCCTTAGAATTGTTTGAGAGCTTCCTCCAGACATTTCAATCTTATGGTGCAGAACATCAAGTGTTTAACCAGTGTGCTGAATATGAATCCAAGTGTGGGGAGCAAGTAACGGCTTTACACAAATTGATTCAAATGGCCCCACAGGGTCATAGCAAATTAGCCCAAGCACAAGAACTAGAACAAGAGCTAAGATTTGAGCGTGACACTTGGAGATTGGTTGCTTCTCTTTACCAAGATCGCCTAAATTCTGAATTTCAAGACAGTGAAATGGAATCAGAAGAAATTTGGAGTGGATTAGATGATGCTACTAGTGAGGATGATTTAGTCAGACAATTGTATGACAAAAATGCAATTATCAGGCAGGCTCAACTTGTAGTTGATTGGCTTGAACAACGAGCAGCTGACGTTTACCACGATTCGCATTATAGCCAG GCGGAATTTTATGGAGATGCAGTTACCGGCTGGGAGAATACGCTTCATTCATTGATAAGTAAAAAGCGTGGAATCAGCACGGATAACGCTGAACAAAATCTGGTAACTCAAATGGATCCAGATGCTCCCAACCGCGATCAAAGCAGGCGTCTTCACCCACTTGACAAAGAGGATGAAATGCGTTTGCTCCGTTCCGTGTTTGCTCGGCTTCGTTGCGGCCAACTGGATGAAGCCCAGCAGCTGTGCTTCCGGGCAGGCCAACCATTTCGTGCTGCTATTTTGGAAGGATGGAAACTGTTTCACGACCCCAATATGAAATCTCGTACTGATGTTGCGAACACGAAAG AATCACCATCGGGAAATCCGTATCGTGATATTTGGAAGACGATGAGTTGGAAAGAATGTGAAAATGTGCAATTATCGGTAGAGGAGCGTTCAATCTTGGCTCTTCTTTGCGGACATTTAAAAGCACTTTTACCAGCCTGTCCTAGCTGGGAGGATCAGTTGTGGGCTCATTTACGGGCTATGATCGACCATTGTGTTGAAAAAGAACTTCGTCGTTGTGTCAATTACAAGCGGCAACTGCAGGTTTTGCCAGACGAATATTGGAATCAACAGTTGACAGTCGAATCCATATTTTCCACGTTAGCCGCTTCTAGAGACAAAACCTTGGTAGCGCAAGGCCGTGACCAATATAG GATCATTCAACGCTATCTTATCATGGATGACGTGGACGGGCTACTAGAAGAAATGTCCTCGTGGCTAAGTAAAGGTGATAGCTGGAGCGTCCATTTACGACCACACATGCTGCGACTAATGGCCCATCTTGCGCTTTTTTTCCGGCGCATCGGTCGTGGCTCGTCAGAGGATTTGATTGGATCCATTCTCGAAGCTTATGTTCTGCAACTGGTCAATCTTGGGCGAACCGATTTGGCAGCTGTGTATGTCGCACAGTTACCTTTGCCCGAAGATCAAATTCGCCTATACGCTCAATGTCTTGTCATGGTAGAAGAACAGCAAGAATTATGTGAAGACACAGAGCGCCAGCGCCTCCTCTATTTGGCCCATCAAGTGGGGCTTGACGTGAATGCCATTGCAAAACAAGTTGTTATCACCCTCTGCAACCAAGGTGGCAATATTCAGCACATCAATGACGCGTCCCTCCAG GTAGCGACTAGTGCAGAGGATGAACGTCGAATTCGTTCACTAAGCTGGCTGTTAATGGACCCGTCTATGCGGAGTCAGCTGCTTATTCAAGCCAACACGCTCATGCGAGGATACCTTCTCCGTCGTCAAATTGAGGCTGTGAAGCTTACTTTTAAATTAATTCCTCCCGACACACTTAAAATATTAAGTGAAATATGGGAATCCAGAACAGGGTTGACGGACTTGCCAACAGAAGTTGCGGCCGCAACCCGCGAATATCTTTCTATTCAGGCGTACATTGACGCTTTAGACGCCTTCCAAGAATGGTTCACTCGCTTTCACCACTCCAAACCCAAGAAAACTGAAGCTTCAGTCCAGCAACAGCGAGGAGGAGCGAGTGCCCAGCTGTCTTTCACTGAAAATTTACTGAAAGAACAACATCTAAAGCAACATCAAGTAGAAATGCTTCGATGGCAAGCAGCGGTGGATTCACTGACGGAGACGGCTATTGACAAGCTCTACAACGTCCTTCTCTTTCCCGATGGGGGCTGGATGGCAGATAGCGTCCAATTCGAAGATGAGAATACTCCTCgtcaacagcaacagcaattGCTACGACAAAGTTGCATCCCGCATGCGGCTCTACTGCTCTGCAACGTCTTGACCAGTACGCATCGCCATAGCCAATGCCTTGAGCTCGCTAATGTCGTAGCCAGCGAACAACAATCGCTTTACAAAGTTTGCTCGGCTGAGCAGCTTGGTCAACTGACCAAGCATTTGCGACAAGCGTATGTTAAATTGCTGGACCTCGGAGAAAGtccctaa
- the LOC116924299 gene encoding BRCA2 and CDKN1A-interacting protein isoform X1: protein MANLNPKRPIEEDSSSDSSGEEEEDDSQDEEMGEEEQLGENDREIQVEFAGQSPIAEDFHGIKSLLHQLFLKAHINLSGLTELIIQQNYIGSILQQCVDNEDIDGEEEANSEDEVFGVTSVINLSHHKDVECVKEVKQYLLEKTQKKLAGLFNNSSNQIGLLFNERFINIPPQVSVPLMENLCKEIVEAKEAGKPFDFTHFILISKLHESTRKDSESKKKKAKGLDILWVNAEEEPISEMGEVLGEYSVRSESDSAVSGTWDEDDEQFDPKRRIVLITAAQLPDMLTKIKEFLQ, encoded by the exons ATGGCGAATTTAAATCCAAAACGGCCGATAGAAGAGGACAGTAGCAGCGATTCTTCTGgtgaggaggaggaggatgaTTCTCAGGATGAAGAAATGGGAGAGGAAGAGCAACTCGGAGAAAATGATAGGGAGATTCAAGTAGAGTTTGCAGGTCAATCTCCTATTGCTGAAGATTTTCATGGTATTAAGAGCCTACTACATCAGCTTTTCCTGAAAGCTCATATTAATTTAAGTGGTCTAACGGAACTAATTATTCAGCAAAACTATATCGGAAGTATATTACAG CAATGTGTAGATAATGAGGATATAGATGGTGAGGAAGAAGCAAATTCAGAGGATGAAGTTTTTGGTGTAACCTCTGTCATCAATTTGTCACATCACAAG gATGTGGAATGTGTAAAAGAAGTGAAACAATACCTGTtggaaaaaacacaaaaaaagttagCAGGGTTGTTCAATAACTCATCTAACCAGATTGGACTTCTATTCAATGAAAGATTTATAAACATACCGCCTCAGGTATCAGTGCCTCTAATGGAAAATCTATG TAAGGAGATTGTGGAGGCAAAGGAAGCTGGAAAACCTTTTGATTTCACCCACTTCATTCTAATATCTAAGTTGCATGAATCTACAAGAAAGGATTCggaatcaaaaaaaaagaaagccaaaGGATTAGACATACTCTGGGTTAATGCAGAAGAGGAACCGATCTCAGAG ATGGGGGAGGTATTAGGAGAATATTCAGTCCGAAGTGAGTCAGATTCAGCTGTCTCTGGTACGTGGGATGAAGATGATGAACAGTTTGAtccaaaaagaagaatagTCTTAATTACTGCAGCTCAACTGCCAGATATGTTGACTAAAATTAAGGAATTCCTACAGTGA
- the LOC116924299 gene encoding BRCA2 and CDKN1A-interacting protein isoform X2, whose amino-acid sequence MANLNPKRPIEEDSSSDSSGEEEEDDSQDEEMGEEEQLGENDREIQVEFAGQSPIAEDFHGIKSLLHQLFLKAHINLSGLTELIIQQNYIGSILQQCVDNEDIDGEEEANSEDEVFGVTSVINLSHHKDVECVKEVKQYLLEKTQKKLAGLFNNSSNQIGLLFNERFINIPPQVSVPLMENLCKEIVEAKEAGKPFDFTHFILISKLHESTRKDSESKKKKAKGLDILWVNAEEEPISELKETSFNRWGRY is encoded by the exons ATGGCGAATTTAAATCCAAAACGGCCGATAGAAGAGGACAGTAGCAGCGATTCTTCTGgtgaggaggaggaggatgaTTCTCAGGATGAAGAAATGGGAGAGGAAGAGCAACTCGGAGAAAATGATAGGGAGATTCAAGTAGAGTTTGCAGGTCAATCTCCTATTGCTGAAGATTTTCATGGTATTAAGAGCCTACTACATCAGCTTTTCCTGAAAGCTCATATTAATTTAAGTGGTCTAACGGAACTAATTATTCAGCAAAACTATATCGGAAGTATATTACAG CAATGTGTAGATAATGAGGATATAGATGGTGAGGAAGAAGCAAATTCAGAGGATGAAGTTTTTGGTGTAACCTCTGTCATCAATTTGTCACATCACAAG gATGTGGAATGTGTAAAAGAAGTGAAACAATACCTGTtggaaaaaacacaaaaaaagttagCAGGGTTGTTCAATAACTCATCTAACCAGATTGGACTTCTATTCAATGAAAGATTTATAAACATACCGCCTCAGGTATCAGTGCCTCTAATGGAAAATCTATG TAAGGAGATTGTGGAGGCAAAGGAAGCTGGAAAACCTTTTGATTTCACCCACTTCATTCTAATATCTAAGTTGCATGAATCTACAAGAAAGGATTCggaatcaaaaaaaaagaaagccaaaGGATTAGACATACTCTGGGTTAATGCAGAAGAGGAACCGATCTCAGAG CTTAAGGAGACTTCATTTAACAGATGGGGGAGGTATTAG
- the LOC116924295 gene encoding uncharacterized peptidase C1-like protein F26E4.3 — protein MELVWKCSLFLILFTSGLLAQFEDIPGDFCGGRNQRCCDGRIDSCAVPILGTLCYCDQFCNRTDSSDCCPDYWNVCLGIRPPEPLKLQLGCYHEGQRYPYGHTVQINCNKCECLRSLSDSSKTEFLCEADACLVEPEAIQAINGNSAEFGWSASNHSDFWGRKLEDGLVYRLGTLEPEKFVLNMNPIKQKYDRKALPASFDGRIEWRDTLQDVRDQGWCGASWVFSTSAVAADRLAIQSRGTEVYPLSMQNLLACNNRGQQGCNGGHLDRAWNYMRRFGVVNEECYPYISGRTGQVEKCKVPRRGNLATMKCRLINAAARSSQETDKPQRKGLFRTPPAYRIAPFEDDIMNEILQHGPVQATMRVHPDFFLYRTGVYRYSGTNSQQRTGYHSVRIVGWGVDSSKRIPVKYWLVANSWGRQWGEQGYFRIVRGENESDIEKFVLAAWADQEDEDK, from the exons ATGGAGCTGGTGTGGAAATGCTCCTTATTCTTGATTTTGTTCACGAGCGGACTGCTGGCCCAATTTGAAGACATACCAGGTGACTTCTGCGGAGGACGCAATCAGCGCTGCTGCGATGGACGCATCGACTCGTGCGCAGTCCCGATACTAGGAACGCTTTGCTATTGCGATCAGTTCTGCAATCGCACGGATTCCAGCGATTGTTGCCCAGATTATTGGAACGTCTGTCTTGGCATCCGACCTCCAGAGCCGCTCAAGTTGCAACTCG gATGCTATCACGAAGGTCAAAGATATCCTTATGGCCACACAGTGCAAATCAATTGCAACAAGTG TGAGTGCCTTCGGTCGCTATCAGATTCAAGCAAAACTGAGTTCCTTTGCGAGGCGGACGCGTGCCTTGTAGAGCCAGAAGCAATCCAAGCGATCAACGGGAATTCGGCGGAATTTGGCTGGTCAGCCAGCAATCATTCCGATTTTTGGGGGCGTAAGCTGGAAGATGGGCTTGTGTACCGTCTCGGAACACTCGAACCTGAAAAATTT GTGCTGAACATGAATCCCATCAAGCAAAAATATGACCGGAAAGCTCTTCCTGCGAGTTTCGACGGGCGGATCGAGTGGCGCGATACCCTCCAAGACGTGCGCGACCAAGGATG GTGTGGAGCGTCTTGGGTCTTTTCGACATCCGCCGTGGCTGCCGATCGTCTAGCTATACAGTCGCGGGGCACTGAAGTGTACCCGCTTTCCATGCAAAACCTATTGGCGTGCAACAATAGAGGCCAGCAAGGTTGCAACGGTGGCCATCTTGACCGTGCCTGGAATTACATGAGACGTTTTGG GGTTGTGAACGAAGAGTGTTACCCTTACATCAGCGGTCGCACCGGCCAGGTGGAAAAATGTAAAGTCCCACGTCGAGGAAATCTAGCGACTATGAAGTGTCGACTGATCAATGCTGCCGCTAGATCATCGCAAGAAACCGATAAGCCACAACGTAAAGGGTTATTCCGTACGCCCCCGGCTTACCGTATAGCTCCATTCGAAGACGATATCATG aatgaaatacTTCAGCACGGACCCGTTCAAG CTACCATGAGAGTCCATCCTGATTTCTTCCTATATCGTACTGGTGTATACCGCTATTCCGGCACCAACAGTCAGCAGCGAACCGGTTATCATTCTGTGCGCATCGTGGGTTGGGGAGTAGATTCATCTAAACGAATTCCTGTTAAATACTGG ttgGTGGCTAATTCGTGGGGACGTCAGTGGGGTGAACAAGGATACTTCCGCATCGTGCGCGGAGAAAACGAAAGTGACATCGAAAAGTTTGTCTTGGCTGCTTGGGCAGATCAAGAGGATGAAGATAAATAA
- the LOC116924297 gene encoding probable ATP-dependent RNA helicase DDX20: MEGEFQRKPKKPSAHSFTSKERTEDVNIQENLTFSDMHISSPVLKGLTKAGYVKPSPIQLDAIPIGKCGIDMVIQSKSGTGKTLVFGIVMLESIDLEISTVQGLILAPTREIAFQNAHVIYTIGSELPGLNVQVFIGGLPVEADLAKCKSCHIAVGTPGRVKQLIEKGALKPKSMRLFILDEADKLMEESFSDDVMWIFSQMPLTKQVLAVSATYPEVLANLVSRYMKKPSFVRLGHQQPTLLGVKQFVFRVAFHPMAQQQAKNKFEVLLKMLKVVQFGQCMIFTNVQTRVESLAAQLSSCGHAALSISGSQTQTKRLQTLLKLRQYQCKILVATDLAARGIDAEHIDLVIHMDVPRDAATYLHRVGRAGRFGAAALTCTIACEGNELTELRSIITKTRASVRILACDHLAPKDHDSSQPDTLLTIQALDSLWLTLPELEGTGLEGEGMADSLLGDIEHDFLPGLQDSTRALLPQGKKRKNKPRAKTVFKTKDTEEVEMEQAVAQLSISAKEEQPIRATQQAWQDWYQYWMDHMRRNKALIEQQEYLTLMCSGIK, encoded by the exons ATGGAAGGTGAATTTcagagaaaaccaaaaaagccCAGCGCCCACTCATTCACAAGTAAAGAGCGAACCGAAGATGTAAACATTCAAGAAAACCTTACCTTTTCTGATATGCACATTTCTAGCCCAGTGTTAAAAG GTCTTACCAAAGCTGGATATGTAAAGCCATCACCTATACAGCTGGATGCAATTCCAATCGGAAAGTGTGGAATAG ATATGGTAATCCAGTCCAAATCAGGAACTGGTAAAACCCTTGTTTTTGGTATTGTCATGCTGGAGTCTATTGATCTGGAAATCAGTACAGTGCAAGGACTGATTCTAGCTCCAACAAGAGAAATTGCCTTCCAGAATGCACATGTCATTTACACCATTGGTTCAGAGCTTCCAG gCCTCAACGTTCAGGTATTCATTGGAGGGCTCCCAGTAGAAGCTGATCTGGCAAAATGTAAGTCATGCCATATCGCTGTGGGGACTCCAGGACGTGTGAAGCAATTGATAGAAAAAGGAGCATTGAAACCCAAAAGCATGAGACTTTTCATTTTGGATGAAGCAGATAAATTAATGGAAGAAAGTTTTTCTGATGATGTGAT GTGGATATTTTCTCAGATGCCGTTAACTAAACAAGTATTGGCAGTGAGTGCCACTTACCCCGAAGTGTTAGCAAATTTGGTTTCACGTTACATGAAAAAGCCGTCATTCGTGCGTCTGGGCCATCAACAACCTACTTTGCTGGGCGTCAAACAGTTTGTATTTCGTGTTGCTTTTCACCCGATGGCGCAACAACAAGcgaaaaacaagtttgaagTTTTGTTGAAAATGCTCAAGGTTGTCCAGTTTGGCCAGTGTATGATATTTACAAATGTACAAACCAG AGTCGAAAGCCTGGCAGCCCAGTTATCAAGTTGTGGCCATGCAGCTTTATCGATTTCGGGAAGTCAAACTCAGACAAAACGATTGCAGACGCTCCTAAAGCTACGCCAATACCAATGCAAAATTCTAGTTGCCACAGATTTG GCGGCACGTGGAATTGACGCTGAGCACATCGATTTAGTCATTCACATGGATGTGCCTCGGGACGCAGCCACATATTTGCATCGAGTGGGTCGGGCTGGAAGATTTGGAGCGGCTGCCTTGACATGCACAATCGCATGCGAGGGTAATGAATTGACTGAATTGCGATCCATCATCACTAAAACAAGAGCCTCCGTCCGAATCTTGGCTTGTGACCATTTGGCACCTAAAGATCACGACTCGAGCCAACCAGATACCCTGCTGACGATTCAGGCCCTCGATTCTCTTTGGCTTACTTTACCCGAGTTGGAGGGCACTGGTCTTGAGGGAGAAGGAATGGCTGACAGCCTTCTCGGTGATATCGAACACGATTTTTTACCCGGCCTGCAAGACAGTACTCGAGCACTATTACCACAAGGGAAGAAGCGCAAAAATAAACCACGAGCAAAAACTGTTTTTAAAACAAAGGATACTGAAGAGGTGGAGATGGAACAGGCCGTGGCGCAGCTAAGCATTAGCGCTAAAGAAGAACAACCCATACGGGCGACACAGCAAGCGTGGCAAGATTGGTACCAGTATTGGATGGATCACATGCGACGCAATAAGGCTTTGATTGAACAGCAAGAGTACTTGACGTTGATGTGCAGTGGCATTAAGTAA